GTTGGGATGGCTCCATCAGAAGTTGAAATAGGCTCAAGATCGGTAATAGATGTCGCTATGGCCACCGATGCAAAGCAATTATCAGAAGTAGTAGTTACCTCCATGGGTATTGCTAAGGAGAATAAAACTATTGGATATGCAGTTTCAACTGTTGACGGAGATGAGTTTACTAAATCAAGATCTGCAAATATTGCTAATGGTCTGGCTGGTAAAGTAGCAGGAGTTCAGGTGACGGCTTCTGGAGGTTCAGTTGGAGCATCATCAAGAGTGGTTATTCGGGGAGCGAGTTCAATTAATAGCAATAACCAACCTCTTTATGTAGTGGACGGTATTCCTATTTCGAATACCAACGTGGCTTCTGTCGATAGATTTACAGGACCTGATTATGGAAATAGAATTCAGGATATTAATCCTGATGATGTTGAAACCATGACAGTTCTAAAAGGAGCAGCTGCTACTGCACTTTATGGTCAAAGAGCTGCTAATGGGGCTATTATTATTACAACAAAAAGTGGTTCTAAGAATTCAAAGGTTTCAGTTACAATCAATTCATCTTTAAGGTTTGACGATCCGCTTAAGTTGCCTGATTTTCAAAATACCTTTGGGCAAGGAAATCTTAACAAAATTGATAGTTCTGCGACTTCTAACTGGGGACCAAGAATGGCAGGACAGACTTTTACTAATGCTAATGGTTATGAGGATGTATATTCTGCACAACCAAATAATGTAAAGGATTTTTACGAAACTGGCCAAACGATGATTAATAATGTGGCCATTGCGGGAGGTGATGAAAATTCAACTTATAGATTAAGTTTTACACAGTTTAACCAAGAAGGATTTGTTCCTAACACTAATTTGGATAGGTATACAATTTCCTTAAAGGGATCTCGCAAGTTTGATAATAATTTCTATAGTGAATATGGGGCTACCTATATTATGACTAGAAATGAAGGTAGACCAATTACAGGTTTTAATGATGATGGTGCAATTTCATCAGTTATTAATTTCTTGCCGAGAAATTATAATTTAGATTCTTTAAAAAATTATAAAAATCCTGATGGAAGCCCAAGATTGTTTTTAGGATTAAATCAGAATCCTTATTGGTCCTTACAGGAAAATTTATATACGGGGAATATTGATCGCTTTATTTCATTCGGAAAGATTGGATGGAAACCCACAGATTGGATTGATGTTTCATGGAGAGGTGGTGCGGATATTTATACCGAAAGACGTCTTCAAAGAACGGCTGTTGGCTCTGTGTCTAAACCTGAAGGAGAGTTTTGGAGGGATGACTTATTTGAGTCACAGTTAAATTCTGATTTCTTCATTACTGTTAATAGAAATATTGGAGAAGATTTTAATGTTAACCTACTGTTGGGGAATAATATCTTTCAAAGATATTTGGAATCCTCGTTCAACAGAGGACAAGGGTTAACAGATCCGTTATTATATATTGGGGATAATGCTCTAGTTAATTCTGTTCAGAATGCTGTGTTAGATCAAACAAGAATTGTAGGAGTCTTCTTCGATCTAGGACTTTCATATAAGGATTGGGCATTTGTAAATGTAACAGGTCGAAATGACTGGAACTCAACATTGCCTGAGGAGAATAACTCCTTCTTTTATCCAAGTGTTAGTGCCAGTGTGATTTTGACGGATGCATTAAATATTGATTCTAATATTCTATCTTTCGCGAAATTGCGAGGTTCTTGGGGGCAAGTGGGTAATGGTACAGATCCTTTTGTTCTTGATTTTAGTTACTTTCCACAAACTGATATATTTCAACTTTTTGGTGTAGATAATACTTATCCTTGGAATGGTATTCCTGGTTATGCAGGTTCGGGAACCATCCCTCCTCAGGATTTAAAACCTGAGTTAACTACTTCATGGGAAATTGGTACTGAACTTCAACTATTCAACGGTAAATTAATTGTTGATGCAACTTACTATTCAAATAGAACGGAAGATCAGATTGTTCGATTGAGTATACCTCCTAGTACTGGGTACCTTGCTCAAAGGTTGAATGCTGGTACTGTTGAAAATAAGGGAGTTGAATTAATGCTTCAAGCACCATTAGATTTTGGTAAGTTTAATTGGACGATAACTGGAACATTCGCTAAAAATAATAACGAGCTTGTTGAGTTGCCTGAGAATTTTGAGTTTTTGGATATTGAAGGTACAAGAACAGATCCTAGTCTGCGCGCATATTTAAATGAATCATTAGGAGTTATTATTGGCTCTGGTTGGAGAAGAGATGACGAAGGTAATATTTTAATTAATCCGGCCAATGGCTTAAGATATGATGTGAATGAACAAAAGATTGGAAATATCACTCCAGATTTCACGGCTGGCTTGATGAATTCCTTCTCTTATCAAGGAATTAATCTTAGCATTCTGTTTGATTGGAGACAGGGGGGAGATATACATTCTCAAACTGTACAGCAATTGCGTGCTGGGGGACATGTCAAAGAAACTGAAATTAGGGATGTGTCATATATTGATCAAGGAGTTGTTCTTGTAAGCGAAGATGCAGACGGAAATGTGATAGAAACCAGACCAAATGATATTCCTATTACGGCAGAGCAATTTTGGGGACAGCAAAATGATGTGGATGAAGATGGTGTATTCGATGGTACATTCGTTAAGTTAAGAGAAGTTAGATTGTCTTACTCTCTACCTAGAACTTTGTTAGATAAGACACCATTTGGAGAAGTTGAATTTGGAGTTGAGGGAAGAAATCTTGCTATCATCTACTCTAAGGTGCCTCATATAGATCCAGAGGTAAGTTTTTATGGCCCTACGAATGCTCAAGGTCTTGAGGCTTATAACTTGCCGACTACTAGATCTTATGGATTTAATATTAAGCTTACTTTTTAAGATAAAGAATTTATAATATGAAGAATTTCAATAAATATATATTGGCAGTTTTTGTGCTGGTTTTTTCTTCTTGTGATGATTTTTTAGATGTGAATACTAACCCTAATGCATCTACAGAAGTTCCACCAGGCACAGTAATGACTAATGCTTCATTAGCATTGTCTCAGGTGTTGTTAAATACTCTGAATCCAGATGGGGAAGCATTTATTCAACACCATAAACCAGTAGTAGTATTAACTGGTCCAGATACTTATTCTTACAGTTCAATTGGAAATAATAATTTCTGGCAGTTTACATTTTATGGTGATATCATTAAAGACTTGAATTTGGCAGCTGCGTTGGCGGAAGAATCTGGAAGAATGAACGGTGTTGCGCAGATTAGAATTATACAAGCGATGGCTTGGTTAATAGGAGTTGATAGATGGGGGGAAATGCCATTTACGGAGAGTAATGACCCAGCTATATTATTTCCTAAATTTGATTCAGGAGACGTTATTTATCAAGGAATAATTGATATTCTTGATGGTGCAATCGATATGATTGACACATCAAATCAAACTTTTGAAACCACTATTACCGATTATGACCCACTTTATGGAGGTAATATGGATAAATGGTTGGCTTTTGCAAATTCTTTGAAACTAAGATGTTTAATGAGAATTTCTTATGTAGAGGATAGGTCTGCTGAAATTACTGAGTTATTGGCTAGCGGAACTTTTATAGATGCTCTGGATGGATCTGAAAATGCAGAGTTTGCCTACTACCCTAATAGAGCCAATCAAAATTTTGACTATGCTACTTTTGACAATTTCGTGAGTTTTGGCTCTTTTCAAGTAGATGCTGATGGAAATCGAGTACATCAACGTTGGAGATTGGCTAGTAAAGCGATGGTTGATATTTTGGAAGCAGATAATGATCCAAGAATGTGGTCTTTTTTTCAGAGAGATATAAGCAACCCTGCTGGTCCAATTACAGGAGCGGTTAATGGTGCAGGTTCTCTACCTCCTACAGCAGAAAGAGGATATGTGAGTTTGTTTTATATCAGACAAGATAAGTCAGATGAATGGTTTTTAGCATCTGAATATTACTTACTGGCAGCTGAGGCATATGCAAGAGGTTTGGCTCCTGGAGGTTTAGCTGCCGCTCAAACTGCCCTTGAAAGTGGAGTTCAAGCATCGATGAATCATTTTGATGGATCTGCTTTCGAAATTTCAACTGCTGACAAGCAAGCATATGTTGGGAGTTTGAACCTTTCTACTGCATCAGATCCTGTACAAGCGATTCAATTACAGCAATATAAGGCATTGAATTTTCAAGGTGCAGAGGCTTGGTCTAACTGGAGAAGAACTAAGGTGCCATCATTGACGGTTCCTGTAGGTGCACCAATTAATACGATAATCCGTCGTATCGAAGTGCCAAGTTCTGAAATCGAGAGCAATATTAATGCTCCTGAGGTGTCGCCGAGAATCGATAAACCAGTTTATTTTGAACAATGATAATTGACTTCTTATGAAAAAAAATAATTTATATATACTTCTAGGGTTATTGTTTTTAGTTTTTTCTTGTGAAGAACTGGAAGACCCCCTTAGTGAGGCAAGCGAAGTGAATAATTTTGTTCAGTTTGCTGCAGATACACCTTCTGAAATTGAGGTTGTTGAAGGAGGTAGTGATTTTGTGATTACTATTCAGGCTCCAGTAAGTGGTGGGGAAGATTTGCTGTCAACAGTGAGTTTTTCTGGAACTGCGGAATATGGAATAGACTTTGAGGTGGTTGAAGGGCCTGGATCTAATGATGCAGGTGCTGTAATATCTGCCAATGCCACTGAAGCAGTAATCAAGGTGCCTTATCTTCCCGCTGGTGGCGAGGACCTAATTTCAGACCAGGTAGGATTTGGAATTAGATTTTTAACAGATCTTGATACAGATGGAGATAAAACATTGATTGTAACTTTAGATGGAGCTGTTGGTGCAGAAACTTCAAATTTGGTGTTTGATGGTGGACGTGGACCAATTAGAGTTTCTTCAGAGATCACCATAAAGGATGCAGATTGTCCATCTGATTTGACGGGTACTTGGAATTCTGTTACAACAGGAAGTGCTGGAACAGATCAAGCCTATACGGTTACTATTACGGAAACTTCGGTGAATGGAGTATATGATCTTTCTGATATTACTTTTGGATTATATACAGATGTGTATGGAGAGTCAGATAATCCAGTTCAATTTACTGATGCATGCGATGTGATTTCAGTGGTTGATCAACCAGACGTTGTTTATGGTGGCGATGTTTTTAACGCGACAGGTACGGTAAACGAAAATGGAACTATTTCCATTTCATGGTCTAATGGTTTTGGTGATAATGGCGTAACAACACTTACTAAGCAATAAGCTAACATTAACATAATTAAAAGGAGGTTCTACTATGAAGTAGAGCCTCTTTTTGTTTTAAACCAAATTAGAATTATTGTACAATGTCCGAATTTTGGTCTTTTGAATTAGATTTTATTGTTGTTGAGCCTTGAAATATTGAATAAATCAACTCTAACAATAATATAAATTACAACCCTTATTTAGAAATAATTTATTGTGAGGTGATGATTTTCCATATTCGTTGATGGTTTTGATTTGATAATGTCGAAATACCCGATAGATTATTTCGCGTACAGAGTGTAACCTGTCAAAATGCAGTATGCATGCCAACTAATAATTGTTAGTAAGGATTGGTGTATGTGTTTTAAAAATCTTATGTTTGAGAATAGAAAACATACTTTTAATCATTTTTTAACATTAAAACATACAATATGAGGAGGATTCTACTTATTTGTTTCATGTTGTTGTCTGCGCTAGTTACTGAGTCGTGGGCACAAGATC
This is a stretch of genomic DNA from Reichenbachiella ulvae. It encodes these proteins:
- a CDS encoding SusC/RagA family TonB-linked outer membrane protein, whose product is MKRILLICFMLLSALVTESWAQDRTVSGKVTDDSGEAIPGANVILKGTRTGTTSDIDGNWKLSVPSEGGVLVFTFVGMAPSEVEIGSRSVIDVAMATDAKQLSEVVVTSMGIAKENKTIGYAVSTVDGDEFTKSRSANIANGLAGKVAGVQVTASGGSVGASSRVVIRGASSINSNNQPLYVVDGIPISNTNVASVDRFTGPDYGNRIQDINPDDVETMTVLKGAAATALYGQRAANGAIIITTKSGSKNSKVSVTINSSLRFDDPLKLPDFQNTFGQGNLNKIDSSATSNWGPRMAGQTFTNANGYEDVYSAQPNNVKDFYETGQTMINNVAIAGGDENSTYRLSFTQFNQEGFVPNTNLDRYTISLKGSRKFDNNFYSEYGATYIMTRNEGRPITGFNDDGAISSVINFLPRNYNLDSLKNYKNPDGSPRLFLGLNQNPYWSLQENLYTGNIDRFISFGKIGWKPTDWIDVSWRGGADIYTERRLQRTAVGSVSKPEGEFWRDDLFESQLNSDFFITVNRNIGEDFNVNLLLGNNIFQRYLESSFNRGQGLTDPLLYIGDNALVNSVQNAVLDQTRIVGVFFDLGLSYKDWAFVNVTGRNDWNSTLPEENNSFFYPSVSASVILTDALNIDSNILSFAKLRGSWGQVGNGTDPFVLDFSYFPQTDIFQLFGVDNTYPWNGIPGYAGSGTIPPQDLKPELTTSWEIGTELQLFNGKLIVDATYYSNRTEDQIVRLSIPPSTGYLAQRLNAGTVENKGVELMLQAPLDFGKFNWTITGTFAKNNNELVELPENFEFLDIEGTRTDPSLRAYLNESLGVIIGSGWRRDDEGNILINPANGLRYDVNEQKIGNITPDFTAGLMNSFSYQGINLSILFDWRQGGDIHSQTVQQLRAGGHVKETEIRDVSYIDQGVVLVSEDADGNVIETRPNDIPITAEQFWGQQNDVDEDGVFDGTFVKLREVRLSYSLPRTLLDKTPFGEVEFGVEGRNLAIIYSKVPHIDPEVSFYGPTNAQGLEAYNLPTTRSYGFNIKLTF
- a CDS encoding SusD/RagB family nutrient-binding outer membrane lipoprotein, with translation MKNFNKYILAVFVLVFSSCDDFLDVNTNPNASTEVPPGTVMTNASLALSQVLLNTLNPDGEAFIQHHKPVVVLTGPDTYSYSSIGNNNFWQFTFYGDIIKDLNLAAALAEESGRMNGVAQIRIIQAMAWLIGVDRWGEMPFTESNDPAILFPKFDSGDVIYQGIIDILDGAIDMIDTSNQTFETTITDYDPLYGGNMDKWLAFANSLKLRCLMRISYVEDRSAEITELLASGTFIDALDGSENAEFAYYPNRANQNFDYATFDNFVSFGSFQVDADGNRVHQRWRLASKAMVDILEADNDPRMWSFFQRDISNPAGPITGAVNGAGSLPPTAERGYVSLFYIRQDKSDEWFLASEYYLLAAEAYARGLAPGGLAAAQTALESGVQASMNHFDGSAFEISTADKQAYVGSLNLSTASDPVQAIQLQQYKALNFQGAEAWSNWRRTKVPSLTVPVGAPINTIIRRIEVPSSEIESNINAPEVSPRIDKPVYFEQ